Proteins encoded in a region of the Paramagnetospirillum magneticum AMB-1 genome:
- the lspA gene encoding signal peptidase II — protein sequence MLLSNSLPRGLSIAGLIIFLDQLSKYWVVERIMRPEGVDGTPFYSATRIELLPFFDVVMAWNRGVSFGIGNNGGEWNALILSALAMVICAGMTFWLAKAETFLVQVALGGIIGGALGNVIDRARFGAVADFLDLHVAGYHWPAFNVADSAITVGAVFLVVDSLFAGRDSSKN from the coding sequence ATGCTGCTGTCCAATTCCCTGCCCCGCGGGCTGTCCATCGCCGGCCTGATCATTTTTCTCGACCAGCTCTCCAAGTACTGGGTGGTCGAGAGGATCATGCGCCCCGAGGGCGTCGACGGAACCCCGTTCTACTCCGCCACCCGCATCGAGCTGCTGCCGTTCTTCGACGTGGTGATGGCCTGGAACCGCGGCGTCAGCTTCGGCATCGGCAATAACGGCGGCGAGTGGAACGCGCTGATCCTCTCGGCCCTGGCCATGGTGATCTGTGCCGGCATGACCTTCTGGCTGGCCAAGGCCGAGACCTTCCTGGTCCAGGTCGCTCTGGGCGGAATCATCGGCGGCGCGCTGGGCAATGTCATCGACCGCGCCCGTTTCGGGGCGGTGGCCGACTTCCTGGACCTGCATGTGGCGGGGTATCACTGGCCCGCCTTCAACGTGGCGGACTCGGCCATTACGGTCGGCGCTGTTTTTCTCGTCGTCGACTCCTTGTTTGCCGGCCGCGATTCGTCTAAGAATTAG